AGATTCAGATCTTTGTATTTAACACCATCTTTTTTCACGATTGCCTTCACCTCAATCTGCTCCGAATCCCAGACACCACCTTTTATTATGGCACAGCCGCAAAGCATAGTCAGGTTAATTTTGATCTTCACCTTTTTCTCCGCCATTTTTTCCAGAATCAAAATCCTGTGTGTCTGCGGTTCCAGGATATCCAAAATAAAACCAGGCATATCCAATACAATTCCTTCCTCATCAATATTTTTACCAGGAATTAACCAAAGCTGCATGCTTGCTTTTATGGCAGAACTTTTTCTATTCACCGGCGCAATTACTTCAACAGTTACAAATGTCGGTTCGTCAATATTGATGGTAGCTTCAAACTTGGCAGTTTTATCATCCGTCAGGCGATCATTTCTTTTATGAGGGGTTTTTAGAATAAGACCTGTATTTCCGGAAGCACCAGTTGTCAATCCTTTTGCAAGAATTTCTCCTGTCAAATCATTTTTTACAACGACATAAGCACCACCAATCCCAGTGCCGATAAACTTCGCATCCTTCGCTTTGGCGCGTATAACTAATTTGGTTGGTTGGGCAATACCACAAAGAGACAGCAAAGACAGATTGATGACTAGAAGAATTCTACTGAATTTCATTTTACGGTTAGGTAGGATAAAAGATGTATTTCGATGTGGCGTCGTGATAAAAATACACATTTCATTTTTGTTTACTCATTACAGCAACGCTTTCTGTCTTATATCATATTCTTTCCTTTTTTACTGAAATACAGCATAGAATTTTGTCTATTTTTCAACAAATTATTTAATCAAAAATGAAAGATTTTACTGTTTGTTTCCAATAGAAATCCCAAAGGTAATTCTTGAATCATCCCGCTTCCTGGTAGCCTCCACAACACTTTCATAGGAATTTTCAAAACTGGTTCTTAACACCACCCATTTGTTGACTGGAAATTCGAGTGAAATAACGGTATTCCATCTCAAATTAGAAATATCCGTGATGGCAGGTTGCACATAAGTTATATGATTAATTCGGAAACGGTCCTTGGCAAACGAATGTTTTCCCTTAACCCGAAAAGAATTTCGCTGGATTCCGATTGTTGGCAACTCTCGAAAATTGGTTGATTCATGAACAATGGCGTTTGTTAAAACCAACCTGTTTTTACTGGAATTAAGCACACGATAACCAATACCTGCACCCGCCAAAACCCGAAGTGTAATTCCACGTAAATTACTCGTTTCCAAATTACCCAAAGCAAAAACATATGTTTTTCTTTTCTTGAAAACATCTACAAATAAATCGACATAAGAATCTCTTTCGGCAAGAATACCGTTTTGTTTTCCATAGGTAAACCGCGGATTTGATGCAATGGAAATAACCGGACCCGTCGCCACAATTTCTGCACGTAAAACCATCAAGGTCCGGTTTACATTACCTCGGGTAAAATTTCCGTCGCCGATAAACCGATACGTTAATGTATCCAGTTTTAAATAATCAGGCTTTTTTAGCGAATCCGGCAATATCATTTTTACGGAATCGGAAACAGAAGAACTATCCCGGACCGTCTGTTGAGCGTAAGAAAAAGTATTTGAAAGTGTCAAAGAATAAAGAATCAATCCGGAAAACAGGCTGGAAATTATTTTTTTCATAAGGTGATTTTTACTGAACGCAATTGCCGAAAGTTCCAAAAAATTATTCCCATACTATGAATGAAGTCAATAATTTGGATTATTATCTTCTTTTGATTCGAAAATATCAAGTCAATTCCAACCAGAAATATGAGCACTTTTCTCTAAAATAAGGTTATTTTCACCATCCGAAATCAAAATTCAG
The nucleotide sequence above comes from Dyadobacter subterraneus. Encoded proteins:
- a CDS encoding DUF481 domain-containing protein; the encoded protein is MKKIISSLFSGLILYSLTLSNTFSYAQQTVRDSSSVSDSVKMILPDSLKKPDYLKLDTLTYRFIGDGNFTRGNVNRTLMVLRAEIVATGPVISIASNPRFTYGKQNGILAERDSYVDLFVDVFKKRKTYVFALGNLETSNLRGITLRVLAGAGIGYRVLNSSKNRLVLTNAIVHESTNFRELPTIGIQRNSFRVKGKHSFAKDRFRINHITYVQPAITDISNLRWNTVISLEFPVNKWVVLRTSFENSYESVVEATRKRDDSRITFGISIGNKQ